Within the Pseudonocardia alni genome, the region CGTGGCGCGGAGCCAGCGCTCGTCGCGGGTGGCGTACCAGGTGGTCTGCAGGCCCGCGACGAGCAGGGACAGACCGATCGTCAGCGGGACGAACTGGAAGTGGTAGACGGTGGTGATCGCGAACTGCCACCGCGCGAGGTCGAGGTCCATCACGCCCTCCGGAGCCGGCGGGTCCCGTGTGGACCCGTCACCCGATCGTCGTCCGCGCCGGTGGACGGGGCTCCGGGCGAAGGGTGGTCCGCGGCCCACCGGAGGGCCCGCCGGCCCGGGACGAAGGTCCCGGGCCGGTGCTCCGGGTCAGCCCGGGTCGATCAGGTCGGCGGCCGGGCGCCGCGGAGTCGCCGGGACGGGGACCCCGTGGCCCAGGCGCAGGACGACCTGCGGGGGCCGGTCCCGGGCGAGCGAGCGGCGCACCCGTTCCCGCACGTCGGGGACCTCCACCAGCTGGGACACCGGCGAGGCCGACAGGCCCTCGGCGGTCGCGGTCAGCAGTACCCGCGCCAGGGCCTCGCCGGCGCGCAGGTCGTCGCGGGGGCCGTCGAGGTGCGAGGTCAGCACCGCGATCAGCGGCGCCGACTCGAACGCGGCCGGCGCGGGCCGCGGGTGGGCGGGGCCGCCGAAGTCCCGGGTCACCCACGGGTGGTTCGGGGCCGGCAGCGGTCCGCCCGCGGAGGCGGGAACACCGTCGTCGTGGCCGCCGTGCCGCCCGGTCCAGGCCGCCATCTCCGCGACGAAGGCGGGGTCGGCGGACTGGCGGGCGTGCGCCTCGCGGGCGAGGCGGCCCAGTACGGCGAGGTCGTCCGGGTCGGTCACCAGCTGCAGCCAGGCGCCCTCCTCGTAGGCGGCGCGGGTGAGCGCGGTGCGGGTCGGGGCCGGCACCGGGACGTCGGAGAACGGTCGCCGGTTCGTGTGCCGGCGCGGCACCGCCTCCAGCAGCCGTCGCTGCTCGGGGGTGGGCGGCATCGTCGCGCCGCGACGGACCACCGCCAGCAGCTCCGGGTCCGACGGGTCGGGGAGGCGGGTGACGAGCGGGCGGATCCCGGCCCCGGTCAGCGCGAGACGCAGCGAGTACAGCGCCGCCCCGCAGCCGATCCGCAGCTCGCGGTCGGTCGGGTCGGCGACCGGCAGCCGTCGCGCGGGGTCGGCCCGCAGCTCGACGTGGTCGGCGCCGGTCCGGAACCGCCACGGCTGGGCGTTGTGCAGCGACGGCGCCCGACCCGCCGTGGCCAGCACCCGGGCGGTCGTCGCGGCGTCGAGACCGAGGATCGGGGTGACCGGCGCGTCCGCACCGACGGTGTCCATGATGTGCGTCCTTCCCGGGACCGGGCGTTCACCGGTGCCTGCGGGGGCGATGGTCGGCGCTGCCGGTTCCGGTCGGACAGGTGCGAAGGTCCCGGTCCTCGACGGCCGTATCGTCGGGGTGGGGCGGCCCGGGACGCGGCCTCCCCGGGGAGGCGGTGCCAGTGACGACCGACGACACCGGTGACGGGGCCGGGGAGATCTCCGGGATCCTGGCCGGGCTGCGCCTGGACCACCTCATCGCCGAGGTGCAGGAGCGTCTCGCCGAGATCGCCTCCACCCGGCGCCGGACGCAGCGGCTGCTCGACGCGGTGCTCGGGGTCGCGGCAGGCCTCGAGCTGGACACCACGCTGCAACGGATCGTGCAGTCCGCGGTCGACCTGGTCGACGCCCGCTACGGTGCGCTGGGGGTGCTCGCCCCGGACGGCAGCATCGCCCGCTTCATCGACGTCGGCCTGGACGAGGCGACCCGTACCGCGCTGGGGCGCCCGCCCGAGGGCCGTGGCCTGCTCGGCCAGCTGATCGCCGACCCCCGGCCGTTGCGCCTGCAGGACCTGTCGACGCACCCGGCCTCCGTCGGCTTCCCGCCGCACCACCCGCCGATGCGCAGTTTCATCGGCGTCCCCGTGCGGGTCCGTGACGCCGTCTACGGCAACCTCTACCTCACCGAGAAGCGCACCGGCACCGAGTTCACCGCCGACGACGAGCTGATCCTGATGGCGCTCGCCGCCGCGGCCGGGATCGCCGTGCAGAACGCCGACCTGTTCGAACAGGGCCTGCTCCGGCAGCAGTGGCTGGAGGCGCTGGCCGAGATCCGCGGAGAGGTGCTGGCCGGAACCGGCGAGGCCGGCACGCTCGCGCTCATCGCCCGGCGCAGCCTGGAGCTGTCCCGCGCCGACGGGACGCTGCTCGCGCTGGGCCCCGACCACGACGGCGGTTTCCGGGAGGGCGCGACCGCGGGCCGCCCGCCGCTCGTCGGCGGCCCGGAGAACGCACTCCTGCACCGGGCCGTCGAGCTCCGTCAGCCGGTCCTGGCCGACGTCTCCGAGGCCGCGGTCAGCGGTGACGGCGCCAGCGGGCCGGTGGTCGCAGTGCCGATGGGGGCCATGGCCCGGGTGAGCGGGGTCCTGGTCGCCCGCCGTGCCCCCGGCGATCCGCCGTTCCGGCCGTCGGAGGTGCCGCTGCTGGTGTCGTTCGCGGAGCAGGCGGCGCTGGCCCTGGAGCTGGAGGAGAAGCAA harbors:
- a CDS encoding Acg family FMN-binding oxidoreductase, which translates into the protein MDTVGADAPVTPILGLDAATTARVLATAGRAPSLHNAQPWRFRTGADHVELRADPARRLPVADPTDRELRIGCGAALYSLRLALTGAGIRPLVTRLPDPSDPELLAVVRRGATMPPTPEQRRLLEAVPRRHTNRRPFSDVPVPAPTRTALTRAAYEEGAWLQLVTDPDDLAVLGRLAREAHARQSADPAFVAEMAAWTGRHGGHDDGVPASAGGPLPAPNHPWVTRDFGGPAHPRPAPAAFESAPLIAVLTSHLDGPRDDLRAGEALARVLLTATAEGLSASPVSQLVEVPDVRERVRRSLARDRPPQVVLRLGHGVPVPATPRRPAADLIDPG
- a CDS encoding sensor histidine kinase; this translates as MTTDDTGDGAGEISGILAGLRLDHLIAEVQERLAEIASTRRRTQRLLDAVLGVAAGLELDTTLQRIVQSAVDLVDARYGALGVLAPDGSIARFIDVGLDEATRTALGRPPEGRGLLGQLIADPRPLRLQDLSTHPASVGFPPHHPPMRSFIGVPVRVRDAVYGNLYLTEKRTGTEFTADDELILMALAAAAGIAVQNADLFEQGLLRQQWLEALAEIRGEVLAGTGEAGTLALIARRSLELSRADGTLLALGPDHDGGFREGATAGRPPLVGGPENALLHRAVELRQPVLADVSEAAVSGDGASGPVVAVPMGAMARVSGVLVARRAPGDPPFRPSEVPLLVSFAEQAALALELEEKQRTQREVAVLADRDRIARDLHDHVIQRLFAVGLTLQGSLRRLGDDPAGGGVREQVGQAVDELDRTVREIRTSIFDLHTADQEEGGLRRQLLDVVAHATAASGIDATVDTAGPIDTVVPAQVGVHLLAVVREAVSNAVRHSGASTLHVSVDAGQELTVEVTDDGCGIAPTGRRGGLRNLADRAAELGGTSVAEHVATGGTRLRWRVPLD